cagtATTTCAGTACAGGAAATCAGGTGAGCTTCTGGTGGACATGGACAAATCCATATAGTGTGTAGAGTCTATTCTAGATATTATGTCTTCTAACGGTGTTCTTCTAAGAAGCATGTCAAGAATTTTAACGGATATGTGTTTTTTAGAGCTTATTCTAGTATAATTTAATGTTTTTacttaataaaatgtattgctGAGATAATTAGTTCatgccagcccaagacttttgcacagtactgcatcTTACATTGTGTTAATAGTTAAATCCGAGACTTCGCTTTCTTTTGTGCATGTTCAGGCAGTTCTGTTTTATGTGTAcgtgtcttttatttttttccagggTGTCCGTCAGCCGCGCCATTAAGCCATTTGCGGAACCTGGGCGACCTCCGGACTGGTTCTCTCAGAAGGTTGGTGACTGTACAAACGTGAAGTGCAGTGCAGTAGTGAGTCAGACTGCAGTAGGGAGAGCTTTGTTGACAGGACATGTTGTTGCGTgacattttttttctgtctctgtcagcACTGCGCGTCCCAGTACTCAGAGCTGCTGGAGAACACAGAGGCCCCAAAGTAAGTCACACTCAGGGTTTACCAGCGCTGGTAGGCGTTATTGGGAACAGTGCTAATACACACAAATGTCTATCTAAGCATGTGACATAAGTCATACATAATAATTAACAGTTGCAGACCTGACACGTGCACCTCATGGGCTTGGAGGTAAATCAGGTTAGGGCCAGAGAGAGACACTGGCCTTACttgggtgtgtgtttttgtacacaGGAGGAAGCGGGGTGAGAAAGGAGAGGTGGTGGAGACAGTGGAAGATGTGATAGTGCGCAGGCTCACTGCAGAACGGAtcgaggagctgaagaagctcaTCAAAGACACTCAGGAAAAGCACAGGTAGTCTTAGTGCACTTATAACATATTACTTACATTGtataaaaaacattataaaaacTACTGTGTTGGTGGTTTTACATGAGAATTTCTGTGTCTGAAAAAGAGGTAACTATTGATTCGTGTTTTTATAACAGCATGGTTATCATTAATTTCTGGAATCCTGGGCATCATCTTTGGCTCCCCTAGATTTAGTATTGCTGGGGAGCTGTGTGGTAGTAAAACTCTTGGTACTCTAGGCAGCACATCAAGTATGAAAGGAAAGCACTGTGGCGTTTACTATAGGCTGTGAAGGTGCTCAGATCAATAATACACTGAAATAGCTGTACAAACATTAAATTTAGAAAGAGatcacagtgtgtgtagtgggaGCTTGTGAAACCAGAGCTGTTAATCTAAAATATCTGTGGTGAAACTGCTAAATTATGGAATTTGGAAAAGCAAGTGacattgtaatatttatttttctgtcatatatattttattataaaataaatacaaggatttttaccagatttcaccagaaaTCAGTAATTCACCATGTCACAATATTGATAAAGGTATCTGTATATCTAGGATTGGAGTAAAATACCAATACAGGAAATATATAAACTTCCTCTAGTAGATCtatcatggaaaatgagaacagtgtgaattttccttttgtattAAGCAGCGAAAATTAAGAATTTCTTTTTGACGTTTTTGATGTGACTATTGCGCATGTGCACATTGTGATATCAGTgctgaaacaatatattgtgcaacTCAAATTAAAATACAGTGATAGTATATCAGTCTGTTATAACAGTATTGTAACTTTATATTGAACTAATATATAAACTATGTAGAATAGTTCCTATTCTGTGTCtctcaaataaacaaataaacgtATGTTCTGTCTAGTCATTGTCCTGACAGATCCAGGTCTCACTCTCCTGCTCTTTGTCTTTAGGAAGCTGAAGAGAGAGGCGGAACTGATCCAAGCAGGCCACCTGGACACCAGATTAGAAGAGTTATGGGGAGAGATTGTACAGTAAGAACCACATGCACGTCCTCAGCACTCCTAAAGTAAAGATCTTTCAAGTATTGTACAACAAGTAGCTAATGGGAACTTGGGACAGATTTGTCTTGCTATGTATGTCTAGCATGTCACTTTGCATACCGTTACTGATGCATCTGTGTCCGCTAGGAGCAGAAAgcaagaagaggaggaggctgagGTGAAGAGAAAGGCGACAGACGCAGCCTATCAGGGTACTGGAGGAAATCTCACCTTCTTACACTGCTCTCATGCTAACATCACACTTATAGTTACATTCACAATGTCCCAGTAGCTCATTGGGTCGACAACAGTTATCCATGTACTTTGTAAGTCTTTATTTTCATACATGGTATCTTTCTTTTTCGGAATGCTGAAATTAGATTGCTAGTTTTTAAAGTCATCAACTAAAGCTCTTTTGCAACAAGAGAGTGTTTTTATTTGATGATATTTTCACGTATCCTAGATATATTCAAAAGACTTTGAATTTTGctattttgttctttttaaatgaacaaatatatatttttaaattatagaTAGATACTAATCATAGTCATTGCCTAACTTATATGCAACCATCATTTTCTGCCAATACAAGTAACCTCTTGGTGCCCACTCTATTGCATACATCGCCTTTTCACACACCTGCCTTTTGTCAAGCCCACAATTCCAGTCTGCAGAGACTCACGTCTCCTGTAATGttaattttttaaatgtgctgaGTGGGCAGGAGCTGATATTGAGTATTAAGTGAACCATTGGTGTTTCTTTGACGATGATGGCTGAGCTGGTTCTCTAGACTTTTACAACCGTGAATCTGAAGCACATTGTCTCTTTTCTCCTGCAGCCAGACAGGCAGTGAGGAACACCCCAAAGCGCTTGTCCGGTGTGACCATGCGTTCGCCATCTGGGGCCGCCTCCCCAGGCCTGGACTTTAACCTAGGAGACTCATCTGAAGATCTGGGCACAGCTGCCCCAGTAAGTTCCTTGCCTTTATGTTCGATCTTGTTGTCCCTTCATTACACCTCTTACACAAGTTCTTCATTTCCACATGCAGGGCGCTGGCTCGGCAGTGTTCACCCCCGTGGCCGAGCTGCCTGGGGCTGGGTTGGTGGAGGTGGGGCTGAGCTCGCTGCTGGAGGACTGTGCAGGTCAGAAGAAGCTGCTAGGTCAGAAAGCCACACCGCCACCCTCACCGCTGCTGTCCGAGCTGCTGAAGAAAGGCAGCCTCCTCTCCACCAGCCCCAGACTGGTCAGCCTCACAAAATAACATATGCcgtgaaaaagtatttgcccctTCCTGATTTTCTCTATTATTGCATGTTTGTAATATTTCATAAAGCCTTTTCAAACTAAAAGCACAGATCCATTGATTTAAAGAGCAAAGTTGTCCAAGATGCAAAACACCTGGGTGAAAAAGTAATGGCTcccttttattaaaatgtaatctaAATCTATTAAAAATATCAGCCTTTCACTTTGTTGTGATGAAATTTGAGGCCACTCGTCTTTGGAAAACTCTGAAATGTAGGTTGTAGATGTGCAATATTATCTCTGTTGGGTTCAAgtcattgaattgaattgactaGATCACGGCAAaattttgtttcttttcatCCTTTAAGATGTGGATTTTCTTTCCTGTTTTGGGTAACCTTCTCACAGCACAGCCCAATTATGGTTCCGCTTCCGTTCATGGACAGCTAACATAGACAGCCTACTTACGAAATCTGTGGTACAGAAAATAATTCATGGTTTATTCAATAATAACAAGCTGTACAGGTCTTAAGGCTGTAAAACACTCAAACAGTGttccactaccaccaccatgtttgccAGTTGGTATGATGTTCCTGTTGTTGTTAAAAGCAGCATTACCCTTAATTACCCCATTACCCAATCAGGTAATGAATAATGAtgaatatcattattatttagatTTAGTACTTATGTAACTAAGGAAATTACTTTGGCGTGTGTGATTTGCATGTTGGTTAACGTTTGCTTCagaaatatatgaaataataattacatttggtACAGACATCAGTGTGTTATAGTGGTAGAGGATTTGGTAAGAATAGCACACTCATGCCAAGTATGTTTCAGGTGGCGGATGGGGAGTCCCCGTCTGGTCAGGTGGCAGCAAGCCAGGAATCACAGCTCACAGCTTCTGCTCTATCTGCCTCCCAGGCAGTGACCGgtacccacacaaacacacctataAGCATACATTTCTGCAGACATATACCTTACGTCCCTTAAGTTTCTTATGAATTCACAATGGTTTCTGGTTTATTAACACTTTCCCTTAATGAACCACCAGCTGAGAGTCCTAAATGACACAAGGAAGTGTTACAGTAATGGCAGGATGCTCATTCTGTCATATGTCACTTAGTTTCTGTGTACACTGTCTGTGAAATGTTTGGGAACCTGTAGCcttttaaatgctttaaaaggtagaaaaataaaataacacttGAAAGGGACCTAGACATACCATAAAACGTCAAACACTGTCCTCCTTCAAAAGTATCGTGACACCTGgtaattcattgttttgtttgaaatTAATAGTATCAAttatccttcttttgttggagtaactgtttctactgtccggggaatgctttctactagaatttggagcaaTACTGTGACGATTTGATTATATTTAGCGACAGaagagttagtgaggtccggatgttgaatgatcacagCCCCAACCTCATCtacaacttcccaactcatcccaaacatactggacagtgaaccatcattccagagaacgcagttccactaCACCAGCTCAGTGCTTGGTGGCTTTAAACCCCTCATTAGGCTTTCGTTAggcatgctgccaataggttcatgtttatctgttccagagagtcctattctattggaagtacttctctacaggaagtagacaagctgtgtgtcattacttaatttaattgttaattaacaacaacaaacattacTTGTCATTACAAACATTTTATCTACCAATACAATCAAGCAACCAACATTTCAAggtatccaaacttttgacaggcacTGTATGCTGCAGTGTGAGGTTCTCTCTCAGCTTAACATCTAGCTTGCTCTCTCTGTATGCTGTTTGTTTGGTGGTCTGCCATGTGTGTGATTGGATTGTGTGGTCTGTGTGATTGGGTTGgaatggtatgtgtgtgtgtgtgtgtgtgtgtgtgcatacatcCCAGGTGCTCCCACGCTGTCTCGTCTGCTGGAAGCTGGCCCCACCCAGTTTCCCTCTCAGCTGGGCTCTTTGGCTCCTGCAGAGTCCGCCTCCCGTGCTGCCCCACCTGCTGCTGTAGCACCTCCTGTGGACACCTCTGCTTCTCTAGATACAGGTGTCTTTCGGCCCCTCTCACTGTCTCGCAAGCCCTTTTCACACCCAGGTTACCTTTACAAGTAATTTTGGCCGTTGCGTTTACTCTGATGCACACGTTTATAAAGACCATAAACTACCCACAGGTCCATTcctaatacatacatacatacatacatacatacattgcAAAATACATTGCCTACATTGCCATCAATGCAAATAAGAtattttctgtgtctctctggaATCATGTTCAAAATTCATCACTCATGAGTTAATGCTAAAACTCTCAACTGCTAAACTAAATAGAACAGATTTGGTCTTATTTGTTGTTGGTAACAAGCATCAGCATATTCACTTTATAGCAAAATCAGACTCCAAATAAATAAGGAATGTCAAAAACTATAGATAATCAAAGAAAGAGAACATCAAGATGACAAACATATCTGTGTGGAACACAGTTCATGTggaacacacacaacaccataCAAAAGCTGTGTTGTTCAGAATGGTACACTTGTTAATTCATTTCCTATTTACTACATAGTATTTTTCTACACAGTGAACTGACTAGACAACGACCAAGAGACTTTTCAGACACCAGTTTGGAAACACTGCTTATTAAAAATGTGACAGAAGTTTTGAAACATACATGATATAGAGTTGATATGGCAGTGGGGAAAGCCCCCCTCTATGGGGAGATTTACCCAAGTGCATTAGCCAGAACAAGTCAAAGCCAAATAATCTAATATATTTATGAAACAGTAATTTGACCTTCAGTTTGGGGTATTTTGGTCTCTACTCATTCATAAAGATgggagcctggtcttgtgtaactggtgttgcaaagatggctgcTGACAGGCTGTGAACAGAATTATCTAGAAGGTCTGACACAAAGCAACAACTTGCTCTTTGTCGGTAGTAGGACACCATTGTATTGCATTATGGTATATGTTAGACATTCTAGTGTACATcatctgtacactacagctgaggACAGGGAAGACCCTGTGACagggagaaaatacatgtaCACACGTAACCCCTCcctgtttatttaattacagtTAAATACAAGTACACATAGAAGTGCATGTGTGAAAGGGGCTTTACTCTTTCCCCCTATTCCTCTTCCTCTAATCCTCCTGCGCACTAGCAGCTCTGGACAGTCAACCAATGCATCTTTTCCTTTGATGATGAGTCAGACTCACCTTGATGCAGCATTTTTGCTTgcacagttgttgttttttttatgatagAATCGTGGTTTCTGCTGGTCCTTCTGCATGCATGTGTACACGTGTTTGTGAGAAAGAAGAGATTGTTTGACTGagtgtatattttttaaattctaAAGCAGGAGAGGATGATAGACACTCAGTCTCAGTGGAGAGTAAAGCATCAATGTTGGAGGAAGAGGACCTGGTCACTGTGTCTTACATGGCAGACGAGCTGGATTTGGAGACAGTAGGAGACATCATAGCCATCATTGAGGACAAGGTGAAGTTTTAATTTCCTTTCTTTTAGTTAAGTAAactgatttattaaaattcTCTAATGCTCAACCTTTTCATCCCTATCTGCTGCATCTCTAGCATACcatcaattattattaaaaacaacaacatttagtTAGCCGCAGTTTAGCTTTGTTGaggagaggtcaacagagaatgaccAGACTTGTTTAAACTAGCAGAACTCAGATGatcactctgtacaattgttgTGAGCAGAAAGGTatctcagaatgcacagcaCATCAAACCAGCAGAAGACAATGTCAGGTTTCACTTTTATCAGCCAAGAGCAGAAAattgaggctgcagtgggcacaggctcagcAAAACTGGGCAGTTGCAGACTGGAAAAACATAGCCTGAtctgatgaatcttgatttctgcCTAGAAGCTCAGATGGTAGGGTctgaatttggcaccaacagcttgAATTCATGGATCCAACCTGCCTAGTGTTCACAGTCCAGACTGGTGGATAGGGTATagtggtgtggggaatgttttcttgacACACTGTGGGCTTGTTAATCATTTTCTGTCTTAAACAGCTTTTTTGAGTATTGTTGTTATACATGCGCATCTCTTCATGACCATAATTTACCAATTTCATGTCGCATGAGGTGGGAAAAAGGAGAGCCTTACCGCTCACCCAGTAAGAGCCAGGCCAAGTATGTTGTCTTAAATTCCTGGCACAGACGTCTGCAGCATTGCCAGAAATTGAACTCAAAATCCTCCAATGAAATGGCCGACATTCAGATAATTGTACCACTCTGGAGCCTCATAAAATTAGTTTTACAAGGAAACTCATTAAAATGATTGTCTGTGCTAATAGACCATATGGCAGAGATGTGGCAGATGCACGTTAGGCTATAAAACACTGGAATATGCTTTAATACATAATACTGATATGTGATCCAATGCATTTTACAACCTCTTTCATATTTATACCATGGTAAGATAAttgttgtatgtgtgtatgtatttatatgtatgtcACCACACAACCAAAGCCCGAAACCAACGTTCCAAAGCTATACTAATAATCTAGGTCGTATTCTTTGTCATTTTGCTGATCTCCCATTTATTTTACTGCAGGGTGATGGGAATGCAGAGGCTCTAGATGCAGCAGCGGTGGAGGcagctctgtctctgtgtgagGACACAGGCCACGCCTTGTCGGGTCACTGGGAGTCCAGCTCCTTTAAGCCTGTGGGTTCTGAGCCACCTAACATTGCTTGTGCAGAATCTCTGATTGTCCCCTCACTGCACCCAGCCCTgcagggaaggagggaaggcgTTGGGGTCAGACACGAGCCCTGTGGCTCCAGTGAGGGCTGTGGGCAGGGTTACCCACTCCCCTCCTCATCCACTTTGTCTTGCCGCCCCTCTGGAGAGTTGGCGCATACTCACATGACAGGAGCTCATTCTGAACCAAAACCAGAGTCAGAACGCCAATGCAAAGAGGGAGGCCAGCATACAGCATCACCACCTGCTGCAGTCAAGAGTGAAAGTGTTGAATGGCCACAGTCCCAGATAGGTAGGTTAAACCTGTAAGTACagcatacagtactgtgcaaaagcaaCATTGTTCACTGGTACACCTCTCTGGGTATATGTCACGTAATTGTTTATCCATAACTGTGCTGCAATAAAGGCATTTTAATTGAATGAAGAGTAATGAGAATATGCACTTTTTAAATTTAGAGAAATGTTGATAACTGATTTAATGAAGTATTTTAAGAAATAGTGCCATTTTAATTAGTTAAAGGAGACTTTGTGTAGTAATTACACATCCTGAATGTCTCCAACACGACATCAACAATAAAATCACAATTTATTTATGgttatttgtgttgtagttttATTCTTTTCACAAACAAAtctttattttatctttttcttaTCTTGCTTTTAGGTTCTCACGCAGACAACAATCCTACTGCCAGACAGCACTCCAAGGTAtaatagaatcagaatcagaatcagaatctctttatttcaccaagtatgttacccatacaaggaatttgtcttggtgagagcaacacgtatgacaagtaacaaagaaacacagaacacagtcttaaactaaaggaaaatgacactaaacaataaatagggtaggggataatttaaaaaaaaaaaagtagaaagtactaaaggtaataaaggtaataaaggtaataaagagctgaagttTCCAGGACATGTGAAGCTGCAGGCAATTTGTATGCACTATAtgggtattgggacacccacttattcattgtgttttttttttttcagaaatggcattataatttttttagaaGGGCATTATAAAAtcttactgtccagggagggcttTCTATTAGCTTTggtgtaaggatttgattgcgttcagctaCAGGTCTAATAAGGTCTAGTAAGCactagtaaggtcaggatgtaggatgatcaccaccccacctcatccccaaatccccaactcattttaaaataatggatggagcaccattaattcagagaacacggttccactgctccacagctcagtgcaggGGGATTTATAACCCTTTAGCCCATgtctggaattaggcatggtgccgaaaggttcatgtttacctgcttcaaagagtcctattctgttggcacttcttctctacaaggactagacaagctatgtgtttgcattcacacatctgtgtcagcaatgggtgcaacttaataactaaatgcattcattagaagggctgtccacagacatttggacatatagttcaTGTATGTATTTAACAGGTGCTGTTTTTGACAGTGGTTTATAGTGGTGGGGGAATGTAGCACTTAGAGTCTTGTCTAAGGTCTCATAgaggctgtttacaccttgcatAAACATAGGTTTCATAATCAATAGTATCTGGATATACTTTGAAcagattctgtttacattgTTCACTAAAACAATGAGAGATTCCACAATGCAGTGGAAAAATAGATGGTTGCAAATACACTGGACTATTAAAAACGCTAAAGAACATTGCCAGCTGTACTCAGTCATCTAATGGTAGTTGTATCTGGCCACAGAAAATGCATTGCGTTTACACTTGTGTTTAAATGTGGTCAAGCTGTACCTCTGACTTCCTGTCAATGTGGTTTAAGTGAGACGATCGTAATCCAATCACAACTTCCTGATTGCGTTTACACCTGTTCTTTCATGTGATCAAGTGAAATCTGAACATGATCTGATCACCAATAACACGTTAAAGCAGAGTGTAAACAGCCTCTTACAGATATGTAAGCTATAGCCAAAATATGGTATTAATATAATTCCTGTCTATACAAGAAATCTAAGCTCCTACATCTCCTATATGGGGGATGTGGTGATAACCACTATGCTATCCAaccttttttttccaatttCAGAAGGAAGtcaaagaggaggaagaagaggatgatgaaGGAGTGAGTGATGCTGAAGAGGGCAGTGTATTGGAGGCAAAGGTGGGTTTGGCAGGTGATGGGGGTGAAGAGTGTGGGGGTGATGAGGAAGGAGAGGGGGTGGAGGGGTATCTTTCTGAGGCGGAGGGGGAAACGGAACTGGAGCCTCCGGCCAGCGAGAGTGAAGACGGCTGCAGCATGCACACGGCTTCCTCCTCCCTACAGCTCCACACCACCGCTGACTCTATCCCCAGCAGCCCCGCCTCCTCCCAGTTGTGAGTGAGCCAAATGCACAGACTCTCGCACACTTGTGGACAGTTGATTATTTGTAAAATAGACACTAATGAAATGTGCATGTTCTTTTTCAGCTCTATAAGCAGTGAGGATCAGGAGGCCATTCAAGCACAGAAGATCTGGAAGAAAGCAATCATGCTGGTGTGGCGGGCAGCAGCCAATCACAGGTCAAATGTCTTTGCAAGCAACAGCAATACCTTGTCCACTATCCAGTTAGATAACAAATGCTTTGGTGTGGAAATTACACATAGGATGTTGGTAGACTTGGTAGTTTGGGTGCAATTAAAATGAGGCTTGGTGCGATTGCTCTGTTAGTGCAGTTAGTTAGAACCTACTTAAattgtgcaaatgtacacacacacagcttgtccagtccctgtagacacgtattgccaatagaataacactctctggagctgataaacattaATCTATTGGCACAATGGCTTATGCCACGTgtgggcattgagctgtggggcagtggaactgtgttctctggaatgatggtgctccatccagtacttttgggataagttggagagttgggggtgaggttgggtggtgactAACAAGGCTTCTGTtattgaatgcagtcaaatcatcacagcaatgctctgaaatctagtgGAAAAACTTTTCTGGACAggagagactgttactccaacaaaagcaggaagaacccttgatttcaggagaaacaatgaatgagcaggtgtcccaatacctttgtccatctagtgtatTTCCAGTGAAACTTTGTCATAAAATCTGTCCATTCAGGTGTGAATTCTAAGCCAacccaaactcaaaaacatcatcatcatgttCTGCTTTGGTCCAAACCAAGGGAACTGAACTACGAGCATAAACCCACCCTTAAACTGACTCAAGCAAAAGAGAACACACACTTCCTTTCTATGAAGTGATCACACCTCTACTGAAAAGCAAGCTTTAGGGCATGTGTTGCCACAGCTGTCAAAGTAACTTTAGCCCTTGGTTCTTTGGTACAGGTATGCTAATGTCTTCCTCCAGCCAGTGACAGATGACATCGCCCCTGGTTACCATAGTATTGTTCACAGGTAAGAAGTCAGGAATTAGTAATTTCTTATTTGCCTCTTTATACCATTGCATAAAATGCATATGTTTTTTCATGAGTTCAGACCATGTCATCAGCGTATGATACAGGAGACTGTAAAAAAGGGAGAAGACTTTGGGCTGAAGTttaggtggcttctgctttgggGTAGAAGGCCAGACCCCCATGTGATACGTAGAGCTAGTCATGAGAGATGTGGCAAATTAAAGGGAGGTGATGGGGTGGTGGGTTTCACAGACTTTGTTGTAAACATGTGAACAAAATAGAGATGAAACTGGTAAGAGGAGGGCCTCAcatatttcataactccactttcTTTGTCATCTTAAAATTTAATTCTGATTTATGAAGTGTTTCATTTTTACTCACTGTTCTgtttaaaaaccttttaaaaatagaCACaaattctctttctctgtctcaggCCCATGGACCTCTCTACCATAAAGAAGAACATTGAAAATGGGCTGATCAGAACCACAGCGGAGTTCCAGCGTGACATCATGCTGATGTTCCAGAATGCGGTAATGTACAACAGCTCAGACCATGATGTCTTCCACATGGCcgtggagatgcagagagacGTGTTGGAGCAGATCCAGCAGTTTCTGGCTACTCAGCTCATCATGCAGACCTCAGAGTCAGGCATCAGCGCCAAAAGCCTGCGCGGTCGAGAGGCCAACCGCAAGCAGGACCCTAATGACAAGGTAAGACAAGCCGTACAAACAGACTCTTTCCGAACACACACATCATTGCAGTCAGAACAGAAGCTGTAACATTAGCAGTAACAGTATAGGAGAGGAAAGTCTGTTAATATAGTGAGAATTTcattcaagtcattttgaatcatttcagcttttcttctgttttctaaaataataatgatagacACCCCATGTGATAAGTGGAGCTAGTCATGAGAGTTATGGCAAATTAAAGGGAGGTGATGGGGTGGTGGGTTGCACAGACTTTGTTGTAAATGTGTGAACAAGATAGAGATAAAACTGGTAAGAGGAGGGCCTCACaaattcagttatttcataactccactttcTTTGTCATCTTAAAATTGAATTCTgatttatgaattattttaaaccttttaaaaatagacacagacacacattacCAGTAACAGTATAGGAGAGGAAAGTCTGTTAATATAGTGAGAATTTcattcaagtcattttgaatCATTTCAGCTCTTCTTCTGTtttctaaaataataatgatagacACCCAGCATGTCAACCTCCCCTTTTACCAGCTAGCTGCCCTGTCTTCAAGTATGCGTCCCAAAGATGGTTCCTCTCAGCTTCAACATGTGTCTTCTCTGGGTAGGGGGGGGTTGAAAATTGTGCTCCAAAAACTTTTGAGAGCACAACTTTTGAGAGCCCAAAACTTTTATTTTGGGCAACGAGATCCTTAAAATGTTTTGACTGGGGGGTGAGTTGGTCTGAATGGATAATCATAGGTCAGCTGGTGGACTGCATAGGTTTAAATTCCTCTGTAGGCATGAATTAAGAAAGGTAAAAATGTAACTCAGATTTCTCCTTggcatttttgtttttgcaagTTTTGGTGTTGTATACATGTGAAAAAATGGAGAAATAGATGAATAGTTATTGTGTTTCTATAACTAACTTGCCCTTTAGTGCATGGCTCTCCACTCTGTGTCTGTGTAAAGGTATGTATGAATGTATAATCATCCTTTCtgacacctgtttgttttcttacaggacAGCGTTCCCATGG
This sequence is a window from Salminus brasiliensis chromosome 18, fSalBra1.hap2, whole genome shotgun sequence. Protein-coding genes within it:
- the brd8a gene encoding bromodomain-containing protein 8 isoform X3 codes for the protein MTANEHKLLLGPTEPWSIREKLCLASSVMKSGDQNWVSVSRAIKPFAEPGRPPDWFSQKHCASQYSELLENTEAPKRKRGEKGEVVETVEDVIVRRLTAERIEELKKLIKDTQEKHRKLKREAELIQAGHLDTRLEELWGEIVQSRKQEEEEAEVKRKATDAAYQARQAVRNTPKRLSGVTMRSPSGAASPGLDFNLGDSSEDLGTAAPGAGSAVFTPVAELPGAGLVEVGLSSLLEDCAGQKKLLGQKATPPPSPLLSELLKKGSLLSTSPRLVADGESPSGQVAASQESQLTASALSASQAVTGAPTLSRLLEAGPTQFPSQLGSLAPAESASRAAPPAAVAPPVDTSASLDTGEDDRHSVSVESKASMLEEEDLVTVSYMADELDLETVGDIIAIIEDKGDGNAEALDAAAVEAALSLCEDTGHALSGHWESSSFKPVGSEPPNIACAESLIVPSLHPALQGRREGVGVRHEPCGSSEGCGQGYPLPSSSTLSCRPSGELAHTHMTGAHSEPKPESERQCKEGGQHTASPPAAVKSESVEWPQSQIGSHADNNPTARQHSKEVKEEEEEDDEGVSDAEEGSVLEAKVGLAGDGGEECGGDEEGEGVEGYLSEAEGETELEPPASESEDGCSMHTASSSLQLHTTADSIPSSPASSQFSISSEDQEAIQAQKIWKKAIMLVWRAAANHRYANVFLQPVTDDIAPGYHSIVHRPMDLSTIKKNIENGLIRTTAEFQRDIMLMFQNAVMYNSSDHDVFHMAVEMQRDVLEQIQQFLATQLIMQTSESGISAKSLRGREANRKQDPNDKDSVPMASPAFLLSLFDGGTRGRRCAIEADLKMKK
- the brd8a gene encoding bromodomain-containing protein 8 isoform X4, producing the protein MTANEHKLLLGPTEPWSIREKLCLASSVMKSGDQNWVSVSRAIKPFAEPGRPPDWFSQKHCASQYSELLENTEAPKRKRGEKGEVVETVEDVIVRRLTAERIEELKKLIKDTQEKHRKLKREAELIQAGHLDTRLEELWGEIVQSRKQEEEEAEVKRKATDAAYQARQAVRNTPKRLSGVTMRSPSGAASPGLDFNLGDSSEDLGTAAPGAGSAVFTPVAELPGAGLVEVGLSSLLEDCAGQKKLLGQKATPPPSPLLSELLKKGSLLSTSPRLVADGESPSGQVAASQESQLTASALSASQAVTAGEDDRHSVSVESKASMLEEEDLVTVSYMADELDLETVGDIIAIIEDKGDGNAEALDAAAVEAALSLCEDTGHALSGHWESSSFKPVGSEPPNIACAESLIVPSLHPALQGRREGVGVRHEPCGSSEGCGQGYPLPSSSTLSCRPSGELAHTHMTGAHSEPKPESERQCKEGGQHTASPPAAVKSESVEWPQSQIGSHADNNPTARQHSKEVKEEEEEDDEGVSDAEEGSVLEAKVGLAGDGGEECGGDEEGEGVEGYLSEAEGETELEPPASESEDGCSMHTASSSLQLHTTADSIPSSPASSQFSISSEDQEAIQAQKIWKKAIMLVWRAAANHRYANVFLQPVTDDIAPGYHSIVHRPMDLSTIKKNIENGLIRTTAEFQRDIMLMFQNAVMYNSSDHDVFHMAVEMQRDVLEQIQQFLATQLIMQTSESGISAKSLRGREANRKQDPNDKDSVPMASPAFLLSLFDGGTRGRRCAIEADLKMKK
- the brd8a gene encoding bromodomain-containing protein 8 isoform X2 gives rise to the protein MTANEHKLLLGPTEPWSIREKLCLASSVMKSGDQNWVSVSRAIKPFAEPGRPPDWFSQKHCASQYSELLENTEAPKRKRGEKGEVVETVEDVIVRRLTAERIEELKKLIKDTQEKHRKLKREAELIQAGHLDTRLEELWGEIVQSRKQEEEEAEVKRKATDAAYQARQAVRNTPKRLSGVTMRSPSGAASPGLDFNLGDSSEDLGTAAPGAGSAVFTPVAELPGAGLVEVGLSSLLEDCAGQKKLLGQKATPPPSPLLSELLKKGSLLSTSPRLVADGESPSGQVAASQESQLTASALSASQAVTGAPTLSRLLEAGPTQFPSQLGSLAPAESASRAAPPAAVAPPVDTSASLDTAGEDDRHSVSVESKASMLEEEDLVTVSYMADELDLETVGDIIAIIEDKGDGNAEALDAAAVEAALSLCEDTGHALSGHWESSSFKPVGSEPPNIACAESLIVPSLHPALQGRREGVGVRHEPCGSSEGCGQGYPLPSSSTLSCRPSGELAHTHMTGAHSEPKPESERQCKEGGQHTASPPAAVKSESVEWPQSQIGSHADNNPTARQHSKEVKEEEEEDDEGVSDAEEGSVLEAKVGLAGDGGEECGGDEEGEGVEGYLSEAEGETELEPPASESEDGCSMHTASSSLQLHTTADSIPSSPASSQFSISSEDQEAIQAQKIWKKAIMLVWRAAANHRYANVFLQPVTDDIAPGYHSIVHRPMDLSTIKKNIENGLIRTTAEFQRDIMLMFQNAVMYNSSDHDVFHMAVEMQRDVLEQIQQFLATQLIMQTSESGISAKSLRGREANRKQDPNDKDSVPMASPAFLLSLFDGGTRGRRCAIEADLKMKK